CAGAAGATCAGATCAAAGCTTTGCAATCTTAATAGAAATGCCGGACTTTTTTGAATGGACGAGACATACAGTGAAATAGGAGCGTGAGGAGATGCTGACAGGACCAGGACTGTCGCTTGCGAGTGGGATACGGCGACAAAAGTCCACTCCATGGGCGATCATGCTGTTTATTGGGTATTGGCTCATGTTTGCTGCGGAGTTATCCATGATTCGTTTTCACAAGGGAGTAGACGGAAAGTGGGTCGCTAGTACCGTCGGGCAACCGGAGGTGTGGTTAGGATTACTTGCATTTGGGGTGACGGTATTTAGCTTCCTTGCGACCGTTGGTTTCATTGTGAGCCTGCTAAGAGAAAGACGGCAGCTAACGTCATGGCTGTGGCAATATGACGAGCTTACAGGGAATGATGTACTGCATATTGTAGCTTGGCTGCATGTGTTTCAAACGGGCGTACTGCTGTTGTATGGGTTTTTACTGGAAGGTACCTTCTTTTCCATTGGAACGATCGGAGGGATATTGGAATCAGCTATTTTTCAACTGTTCCTGTTGATTTTGATTCCACTGTGGTTTCGTGGACGACTGGGAGAAATCGGCGTTCGCCGACCTGTACGACTAGGCCAGATGCTGTTGATGCTCGCTGCTCTGTTTCTTTTGATTGCATTAGTGATGGATGCGGTGGTGACTAACCCAATTGCCGACTGGTTTGGACTGTCTCTATCTTCAGAGCGAGAGCAGCAGATCGAAAAAGAGATTGTGCAGGCGAAAGAAACGGATATTTTGGCGGCGCTCACCTCACTCGTGGTCATTGGCATCTTGGTTCCGATTGCGGAGGAGATTTTGTTTCGGGGCGTGATTCAGACTTATCTGGTTCAGAGAATTGGGCCTCTTTTGGGTATTTTCCTGAGCAGTCTCTGGTTTGGGCTCCTACATATGGATCTCGCCCTATTTGCTCCACTTTTTGTCATTGGACTTTTACTCGGATTCGTTCGACATCGGTACCAATCAATCTGGGGAGCCGTTTTGTTGCATGCGTTGAACAACATGACAGGGGTACTTTACTACTTTCAATGAGGGGGAAGCTTGCTGGTGAGTAGGTGGAGAAAAAAAGCACGGTTCGTGGTGGAATGGAATGAAGCGAGCTTGGATGTGGCAGTCAATCAGGCGCGAATGGACTGGCAGCATGCCCGCCATCTTGTGGAGATCAGTGAACCGGATGGCGGTTTGGATGATGTCATTTACTATTTGCATGTGACCGAAAAGCGGTATATGTATTTGCTCGCGCAAGCAAAGCGCGAAAGGAATCGCCAACAGGCATAGGAGGAAAAGCCGATGACTACAGGGTGGGTTATAGCACTGATTGTAGTTGGAATTTTGCTGGTGATTGCCGTCAGCAAATCTGTCACGGGCCCGATCAGGTGGATTGGATTTGGGATCATGCAAGTCGTGATTGGCGCACTATTGCTGTTTTTCACCAATCTGGTTGGAGAGCTGGCTAACTTCCACATCCCGATCAACCCGGTGACGGCTCTGCTCGTCGGACTTCTCCGTTTGCCTGGATTGGCGGCGTTGATTGTCATCAAGCTATGGGTTATGTAAAGGTGTATCGATTCGGTTATCCATCGGTAAGTAAAAAAGCAACGCCGCGATCCTCGTATTTCACACGGCTACGACTTGGCAGACGAAAGGAAGTAAGGAGGGCGAGGAGGCGTGGCAGCGAGACGATCAACGTTCCGGTGATCAAAGTGAGTCCGTATCCTTCCGAAAGCCACACATAAGCCCCGGCTGCAATCGCCATACTCCCAACGTTTACCGTCAGCTCACTTCCCCGATAGACAGAGAGCGGGATGGGAAGTGGATAGCCTGCCCCCCACCATGGAGAGACGAGCATATCGGCAGTTGTCTTTGGCTTATGGCCGCGCAAAAGGGCATACAATCTAAATAAGACCAAATGACAGATCGGTATAACGGGTAGAATCGCTAATGTCACAATCAGCGTATAAGCGGGGACTTGTAGCATGAA
The window above is part of the Brevibacillus brevis NBRC 100599 genome. Proteins encoded here:
- a CDS encoding CPBP family intramembrane glutamic endopeptidase, with product MLTGPGLSLASGIRRQKSTPWAIMLFIGYWLMFAAELSMIRFHKGVDGKWVASTVGQPEVWLGLLAFGVTVFSFLATVGFIVSLLRERRQLTSWLWQYDELTGNDVLHIVAWLHVFQTGVLLLYGFLLEGTFFSIGTIGGILESAIFQLFLLILIPLWFRGRLGEIGVRRPVRLGQMLLMLAALFLLIALVMDAVVTNPIADWFGLSLSSEREQQIEKEIVQAKETDILAALTSLVVIGILVPIAEEILFRGVIQTYLVQRIGPLLGIFLSSLWFGLLHMDLALFAPLFVIGLLLGFVRHRYQSIWGAVLLHALNNMTGVLYYFQ
- a CDS encoding DUF2508 family protein encodes the protein MSRWRKKARFVVEWNEASLDVAVNQARMDWQHARHLVEISEPDGGLDDVIYYLHVTEKRYMYLLAQAKRERNRQQA
- a CDS encoding pro-sigmaK processing inhibitor BofA family protein, encoding MTTGWVIALIVVGILLVIAVSKSVTGPIRWIGFGIMQVVIGALLLFFTNLVGELANFHIPINPVTALLVGLLRLPGLAALIVIKLWVM